A region from the Alnus glutinosa chromosome 5, dhAlnGlut1.1, whole genome shotgun sequence genome encodes:
- the LOC133869503 gene encoding uncharacterized protein LOC133869503: MPLTPMSFLTLFLLILHPLTATSSIHNLLQSQGLPAGLFPENVKAYSLDQTGLLEVHLDQPCLAKFENRVYFDSVVRANLSFGGLKGLEGLTQEELFLWLPVKDIIVNDPSSGLILFDIGVAHKQLSLSLFEDPPVCKPQGVLLEKGGRKKMGFQFQR; this comes from the exons ATGCCTCTGACACCCATGTCTTTCCtcactctttttcttctcattctCCATCCTCTGACAGCCACCTCCTCCATCCACAATCTCCTCCAAAGCCAGGGCCTTCCGGCGGGGCTCTTCCCGGAGAACGTGAAAGCGTATAGTCTTGATCAAACGGGTCTTCTGGAGGTGCACCTGGACCAGCCATGCTTGGCCAAGTTTGAGAACAGAGTATACTTTGATAGCGTCGTCAGGGCTAACCTCAGCTTTGGTGGGCTTAAAGGGTTGGAGGGTCTGACTCAGGAAGAGCTTTTTCTATGGCTGCCGGTGAAGGATATCATTGTGAACGATCCATCTTCAGGGCTTATTCTGTTTGATATTGGTGTTGCTCATAAGCAGCTTTCCCTTTCTCTGTTTGAAGACCCTCCTGTTTGTAAACCCCAAG GTGTGTTGTTGGAGAAGGGTGGCAGGAAGAAGATGGGATTTCAATTTCAGAGATGA
- the LOC133868499 gene encoding uncharacterized protein LOC133868499, with the protein MAYYSSSYFEDHDLVDQYDQNPYGGSYDSAPAPAHVSMPYSSYDSNIHQFFEYNAVPYYGSYSPQSYSSMAYSSYTFSQPRFLEFTQNPAATQFLISYSTVESYVPEFEDYDPTPYGGGYDPAQTYGKPLPPSDEICYPRSTPADPNALGSLALPSGKEETDVGKAAKPSNGISEEEQQQQVGHESYKEEPEPEPEPYEYDKPVPYPPSGYGLEAMDLCESLFGYWPCLSREKRRCSDGQECCDDEGRSSSSTADYLFGSSYPYGDPNYGPLYRQVEYE; encoded by the coding sequence ATGGCCTACTACAGCTCCAGCTATTTCGAGGATCATGATCTTGTTGATCAGTACGATCAAAACCCTTATGGTGGCAGCTATGATTCAGCTCCAGCTCCAGCTCATGTCTCAATGCCTTATTCTAGCTATGACTCCAACATCCACCAATTCTTTGAGTATAACGCAGTCCCTTACTATGGTTCTTACAGTCCACAGAGTTATTCATCAATGGCGTACTCCTCCTACACTTTCAGCCAGCCAAGGTTTCTGGAGTTCACCCAGAATCCTGCTGCGACTCAATTTCTGATATCTTACTCTACTGTGGAGTCTTATGTGCCTGAATTTGAAGATTATGATCCAACCCCTTATGGCGGTGGCTATGATCCTGCTCAAACCTATGGCAAGCCCCTTCCACCTTCAGATGAAATCTGCTATCCTCGATCTACGCCGGCGGATCCAAATGCTCTCGGGTCTCTCGCATTGCCTAGTGGGAAAGAGGAAACTGATGTTGGAAAAGCAGCAAAACCCAGCAATGGAATTAGTGAAGAAGAGCAGCAACAGCAAGTAGGCCATGAGAGCTACAAAGAGGAGCCGGAGCCGGAGCCGGAGCCTTATGAATATGACAAGCCGGTGCCCTATCCTCCAAGCGGGTATGGGTTGGAAGCCATGGACCTTTGTGAAAGCTTATTTGGGTATTGGCCTTGCTTGTCTCGGGAGAAAAGGAGATGCAGTGATGGCCAAGAATGTTGTGATGATGAAGGAAGAAGCAGCAGCAGCACTGCAGATTATCTCTTTGGAAGTTCATATCCCTATGGTGATCCAAATTATGGACCCCTTTACAGGCAGGTTGAATATGAATGA